Proteins encoded in a region of the Thunnus maccoyii chromosome 4, fThuMac1.1, whole genome shotgun sequence genome:
- the phf8 gene encoding histone lysine demethylase PHF8, with amino-acid sequence MASVPVYCLCRLPYDVTRFMIECDICQDWFHGSCVGVEEDKAAEIDLYHCPNCQVTHGPSVMRKRRGGNKQTDGGGVGGRDPSQPVKTGSPQFVRELRSRTFPNADEVLLKPSGAQLTVEFLEEHSFSVPVMVLRRDGLGMTLPPSSFCVSDVEHYIGSDKEIDVIDVSRQCDLKMRLGDFVEYYNSPNRDRVLNVISLEFSETRLSNLVETPKIVRKLSWVENLWPEESVFERPNVQKYCLMGVKDSYTDFHIDFGGTSVWYHVLRGEKIFYLVSPTPANLALFERWSSSSSQNEMFFGDQVDMCYKCSVKQGNTLFIPTGWIHAVLTPVDCLAFGGNFLHSLNIDMQLRAYEIEKRLSTADLFRFPNFETVCWYVGKHLLDTFRGLRENRRHPATYLVHGAKALNNAFRSWTRKEALAEHEVEIPETINTQTLVKDLAKEIRLVEDIFQQNIGRTGPQFPGSPLSKPPLTTSQNSGRPPGKKKGPKPKEVIGGLGPPGNKKKNQKGLLKAEAGELDLLEIHTKHTLKKFQPGKSKNKNKLELPLEEFEGKLNKSKLKLVLTNGKIQGKKEGNNNGAGSAGNFKHLAMEGSSLSDLESEDELQIDETPPPRRKLAGSSKKKKLSGLPRKLPRAKPCSDPNRIREPGEVDFDIEEDYTTDEEALAAHGVKGGAGGILDLLKASKQVAGLDSAALSEEAPASPSTRDAIQGMLSMANPPSSSSSSSSSSPLSISGGLTEGLGAVKEKGGRAVWVTGGVKKTGSPEKKPVIQRPGKRPIKRPARHLSDEESPDEQETLGTCFKDSDYVYPSLESDEEDHANKAKMKRKKNWDDTPWSPKARVMPTLPKQERPAREGARVASVETGLAAAAAKLAQQEQQKPAKRKYTKKQRPPAPVATPPPVQTEPAPPSPPPAPESAPDFSPDRRMDYYSASLLDHEYTAGPGPFGPGGPRGSGAMAPGVFLTSRRPSLSPQNSSSHSGASPAGPASQGITGVGQGKRPKKGLATAKQRLGKILKIHRNGKLLL; translated from the exons ATGGCATCGGTGCCAGTGTACTGCTTGTGTCGCCTCCCATATGATGTGACACGCTTCATGATTGAGTGTGACATTTGTCAAGACTGGTTCCATGGCAG CTGTGTTGGAGTAGAGGAGGACAAAGCAGCTGAGATTGACCTGTATCACTGCCCCAACTGTCAGGTCACCCATGGGCCATCTGTCA TGCGCAAACGCCGTGGAGGCAATAAGCAGACAGACGGAGGTGGTGTTGGAGGAAGAGATCCAAGTCAGCCTGTTAAGACCGGCAGCCCACAGTTTGTCAGGGAGCTACGGAGTCGCACCTTTCCAAA TGCGGATGAAGTCTTGCTAAAGCCGTCTGGGGCCCAGCTGACAGTGGAGTTTCTTGAAGAGCATTCATTCAGTGTTCCTGTCATGGTGCTGAGGCGGGATGGTTTAGGCATGACCCTGCCCCCTTCATCATTCTGCGTCAGTGATGTAGAACACTACATCG GTTCAGACAAAGAGATTGATGTGATTGACGTGTCTCGCCAATGTGATCTGAAGATGCGGTTGGGAGACTTTGTTGAATACTACAACAGCCCCAACAGGGACAGAGTGCTGAATGTCATCAGCCTGGAGTTCTCTGAGACCAG GCTCTCAAACTTGGTGGAGACTCCAAAGATTGTGAGGAAACTGTCGTGGGTGGAAAACCTCTGGCCTGAAGAGTCTGTGTTTGAACGACCCAATGTGCAGAAGTATTGTCTAATGGGAGTGAAGGATAGCTACACAGACTTCCACATTGACTTTGGAGGTACCTCAGTATGGTACCATGTTCTGAGG GGTGAGAAAATCTTCTACCTAGTTTCCCCCACCCCAGCCAACCTGGCACTTTTTGAGCGGTGGAGCTCCTCATCCAGCCAGAACGAGATGTTCTTTGGAGACCAGGTCGATATGTGTTACAAGTGCTCTGTCAAACAAGGAAACACCTTGTTCATACCAACAG GGTGGATTCATGCTGTGCTGACTCCAGTGGACTGTCTGGCCTTTGGAGGAAACTTTTTGCATAGTCTTAACATCGACATGCAGCTTCG GGCATATGAAATAGAGAAGAGATTAAGCACTGCAGACTTGTTCAGATTTCCCAACTTTGAGACTGTGTGCTGGTATGTTGGAAAGCATCTTCTTGATACCTTTAGAG GTTTGAGAGAAAACCGCAGACACCCTGCCACATACCTGGTTCACGGAGCGAAGGCCCTGAACAACGCCTTCCGCAGCTGGACCCGTAAAGAG GCTTTAGCAGAACATGAAGTGGAGATTCCAGAAACCATCAATACCCAGACGCTAGTGAAGGACCTGGCCAAGGAGATTCGTCTGGTTGAG GACATCTTTCAGCAAAACATTGGCCGTACCGGACCCCAGTTTCCTGGTTCGCCACTCTCTAAACCTCCCCTGACCACCTCTCAAAATTCAGGACGTCCCCCTGGAAAAAAGAAAGGTCCCAAACCCAAGGAGGTGATAGGGGGTCTTGGGCCCCCgggaaacaagaagaagaatcaGAAGGGTCTACTCAAAGCAGAAGCAGGAGAACTTGACCTCCTTGAGATCCACACCAAACATACACTCAAGAAATTTCAACCTGGCAAGtccaaaaacaagaacaag TTGGAGCTGCCATTAGAAGAGTTTGAAGGGAAgttaaataaaagcaaactcAAACTTGTGCTGACCAATGGAAAAATCCAAGG CAAGAAGGAAGGCAACAATAATGGTGCAGGAAGTGCTGGAAACTTCAAACATCTTGCCATGGAGGGATCCAGTCTCTCTGACTTGGAGTCCGAGGATGAGCTGCAAATTGACGAGACCCCTCCTCCACGACGCAAGCTTGCAGGATCtagcaagaagaagaaactaaGCG GTCTTCCTAGGAAGCTGCCCAGAGCTAAACCCTGCTCTGACCCCAATCGCATCAGGGAGCCAGGAGAGGTAGACTTTGACATTGAG GAGGATTACACCACAGATGAAGAAGCACTGGCCGCTCATGGAGTGAAGGGTGGTGCGGGCGGCATTCTGGACTTATTGAAGGCCAGCAAGCAAGTGGCAGGCTTGGACTCTGCAGCACTCAg TGAGGAAGCCCCAGCCTCTCCCAGTACTCGTGATGCCATCCAGGGTATGCTGTCCATGGCTAACCCCCCTTCCTcgtcctcatcttcctcctcctcatctccctTATCTATCTCTGGAGGCCTGACAGAGGGATTAGGGGCCGTCAAGGAGAAGGGTGGCAGGGCTGTATGGGTGACTGGAGGGGTCAAAAAGACTGGAAGTCCTGAGAAGAAACCTGTCATCCAGCGGCCTGGAAAACGGCCAATTAAGCGGCCAGCCCGTCACCTCAGTGATGAAGAGAGTCCAGATGAACAAGAGACTCTGGGAACCTGTTTTAAAGATTCAGACTATG TTTACCCGTCCTTGGAGTCTGATGAGGAGGACCATGCTAACAAGGCTAAGATGAAGCGGAAGAAAAACTGGGATGACACACCTTGGAGCCCGAAAG ctAGGGTGATGCCCACCCTTCCCAAACAGGAGCGACCAGCCAGAGAAGGAGCTAGAGTTGCATCTGTAGAAACTGGCCTTGCAGCAGCTGCCGCCAAATTGGCACAACAA GAGCAGCAAAAACCTGCTAAAAGGAAGTACACCAAAAAGCAGCGTCCTCCTGCTCCTGTAGCTACTCCTCCCCCTGTTCAGACTGAGCCAGCTCCACCCTCCCCACCACCTGCTCCAGAGTCTGCACCAGACTTCAGTCCAGACAGGAGGATGGATTACTACTCTGCCAGTCTGCTGGACCATGAATACACGGCGGGACCAGGACCTTTTGGCCCCGGAGGCCCTAGAGGCAGCGGAGCCATGGCCCCCGGCGTATTCCTCACTTCACGCCGACCTTCCCTGTCTCCGCAAAACAGCAGCTCTCACTCTGGTGCTTCCCCTGCAGGGCCAGCCAGCCAAGGCATAACAGGAGTTGGTCAAG GGAAACGTCCAAAGAAAGGACTTGCAACAGCAAAACAGAGACTTGGAAAAATTCTGAAAATTCACCGCAACGGCAAACTTCTCTTGTGA